A stretch of Rhizobium glycinendophyticum DNA encodes these proteins:
- the rpsR gene encoding 30S ribosomal protein S18, with translation MADASSSQARRPFHRRRKTCPFSGANAPKIDYKDVRLLQRYISERGKIVPSRITAVSQKKQRELAQAIKRARFLGLLPYVVA, from the coding sequence ATGGCTGATGCATCCTCTTCTCAGGCACGTCGTCCCTTCCATCGTCGTCGCAAGACCTGCCCCTTCTCGGGCGCCAATGCTCCGAAGATCGACTACAAGGACGTCCGTCTGCTGCAGCGCTACATTTCCGAGCGCGGCAAGATCGTTCCTTCGCGTATCACCGCAGTTTCCCAGAAGAAGCAGCGCGAACTGGCCCAGGCCATCAAGCGCGCCCGTTTCCTCGGCCTGCTGCCTTACGTCGTAGCGTAA
- the rplI gene encoding 50S ribosomal protein L9 has protein sequence MDVILLERIAKLGQMGETVKVRDGFARNFLLPQGKALRANAANKARFEAERATLEARNLERKSEAQKVADVLDGKSFIVVRSAGETGQLYGSVAARDVVEILAAEGFNIGRNQVELNTPIKAIGLHQVVIHLHAEVEISVQLNVARSAEEAERQLKGENLTSADAIYGIDEDALRPEDFFDPEADIDGDDE, from the coding sequence ATGGACGTCATTCTGCTTGAACGCATCGCCAAGCTCGGCCAGATGGGCGAAACCGTCAAGGTTCGCGACGGCTTCGCACGTAACTTCCTGCTGCCGCAGGGCAAGGCGCTGCGCGCCAACGCTGCCAACAAGGCCCGTTTCGAAGCCGAGCGCGCCACGCTCGAAGCCCGCAACCTCGAGCGCAAGTCGGAAGCCCAGAAGGTTGCCGACGTTCTCGACGGCAAGTCCTTCATCGTCGTCCGTTCGGCTGGTGAAACGGGCCAGCTCTACGGCTCGGTTGCTGCTCGCGACGTCGTCGAGATCCTGGCTGCAGAAGGCTTCAACATCGGCCGTAACCAGGTCGAGCTGAACACCCCGATCAAGGCCATTGGCCTGCATCAGGTTGTCATCCACCTGCATGCCGAAGTCGAAATCTCGGTTCAGCTCAACGTTGCCCGTTCGGCTGAAGAAGCAGAACGCCAGCTCAAGGGCGAAAACCTCACTTCGGCCGACGCCATCTACGGCATCGACGAAGATGCTCTGCGTCCGGAAGACTTCTTCGATCCGGAAGCCGACATCGACGGCGACGACGAATAA
- the rpsF gene encoding 30S ribosomal protein S6, producing MALYEHVFLARQDMSAQQVDALVEQYKGVIEANGGKVGRVENWGLKSLTYRIKKNRKAHYALMDIEAPGAAIHEMERQMRINEDILRYMTIAVEAHEEGPSAMMQKRDRDDRPRRDGDDRGPRREGGFGDRGPRPDRGPREGGFERRPREDRA from the coding sequence ATGGCTCTTTACGAACATGTATTCCTTGCCCGGCAGGATATGTCCGCCCAGCAGGTTGATGCCCTCGTCGAACAGTACAAGGGCGTCATCGAAGCAAACGGTGGCAAGGTCGGGCGCGTAGAAAACTGGGGCCTCAAGTCCCTGACCTACCGCATCAAGAAGAACCGCAAGGCGCACTACGCCCTGATGGACATCGAAGCTCCGGGCGCAGCGATCCACGAAATGGAACGCCAGATGCGCATCAACGAAGACATCCTTCGTTACATGACCATCGCTGTTGAAGCCCACGAAGAAGGCCCGTCTGCCATGATGCAGAAGCGCGACCGTGACGACCGTCCGCGTCGTGACGGCGACGATCGTGGCCCGCGCCGCGAAGGTGGCTTCGGCGACCGTGGTCCGCGTCCGGACCGTGGCCCGCGCGAAGGTGGCTTCGAGCGTCGTCCGCGCGAAGACCGCGCGTAA
- a CDS encoding HlyD family secretion protein, which translates to MLKKIFTPATILIILGAVLGTSLVLYAWRLPPFASSVEMTDNAYVRGYVTTMSPQVSGYVVEVPVKDYEAVEKGQLLARIDDRIYRQKLAQAEAALATQKASLDNSRQQENAAKARIASSEAAVDSADADLQQAQSQADRQDSLIRSGVVTTSAQEVAHAALDRARAAMAQARAAVEVSRQDLQTIIVNRGSLEAAVANAEASVELAKIDLSNTEIHAPREGKLGEVGVRVGQYVAAGTQLMAVVPPDVWIIANFKETQLAGMQVGQPVEITVDALDRHVLKGHVERFSPATGSEFSVIKADNASGNFVKIAQRVGVRVAIDTTQEAAASLTPGMSVVVKIDKSLDPA; encoded by the coding sequence ATGTTGAAGAAGATTTTCACCCCCGCCACCATCCTGATCATTCTCGGCGCAGTCCTTGGAACGTCCCTCGTCCTCTACGCTTGGCGCCTGCCACCCTTCGCCAGCTCGGTGGAGATGACGGACAATGCCTATGTTCGCGGTTATGTCACCACCATGAGCCCCCAGGTAAGCGGTTACGTCGTCGAGGTGCCGGTGAAAGATTACGAGGCGGTGGAGAAGGGTCAGTTGCTCGCCCGGATCGATGACCGCATCTACCGCCAGAAACTGGCACAGGCAGAGGCCGCACTCGCCACGCAGAAGGCTTCGCTGGACAATTCGCGTCAGCAGGAAAATGCGGCCAAGGCGCGGATTGCCTCCAGCGAGGCGGCCGTTGATTCCGCCGATGCCGATCTTCAGCAGGCACAGTCTCAGGCCGATAGACAGGATAGCCTGATCCGGAGCGGCGTCGTGACGACCAGCGCCCAGGAAGTGGCCCATGCGGCCCTCGACCGTGCCCGCGCTGCCATGGCACAGGCAAGGGCAGCCGTCGAAGTGAGCCGTCAGGACCTGCAGACGATCATCGTGAACAGGGGCTCGCTCGAAGCCGCCGTTGCCAATGCGGAAGCCTCGGTCGAACTGGCCAAGATCGACTTGTCCAACACAGAGATCCATGCGCCCCGCGAAGGCAAATTGGGGGAGGTCGGCGTGCGGGTCGGGCAGTATGTGGCAGCCGGTACCCAGCTGATGGCCGTCGTGCCGCCGGATGTCTGGATCATCGCCAATTTCAAGGAAACCCAGCTCGCCGGCATGCAGGTCGGCCAGCCGGTCGAGATCACCGTGGATGCTCTTGATCGCCATGTCCTGAAGGGACATGTGGAGCGCTTCTCGCCGGCAACCGGCTCGGAGTTTTCGGTAATCAAGGCCGACAATGCCAGCGGCAACTTCGTCAAGATCGCCCAGCGGGTCGGTGTGCGGGTAGCCATCGACACGACCCAGGAGGCGGCAGCCAGCCTGACGCCAGGCATGTCGGTCGTGGTGAAGATCGACAAGAGCCTCGATCCGGCCTGA
- a CDS encoding DUF2232 domain-containing protein: protein MQKLDAKLLMTGLLAGITAALLVLGAAAQPTLASILYAASALPVLIVGLGWGNTASITAILTAAFLGTISMSPMFAFGMAIFTLAPAGWLAHLSSLARPASEIGGPDHLIAWYPLSDILLQLCAFVTFAVVALGVIIGFGPEFTDQLVEAMTQAMSSQDPSMLPDPAALEQLKRTMLVLLPIIQGGTWVMLLFLMYYAAQRIVSASGRAKRPREDIPSSLRMNRNAVFIFLAGIIGCFIGGVPAMVGATVCGTFGAGFLMAGFASMHLRTRGKDWRLPALVLAYLSTVMLLPLIIPLIIGLSDTRRTVALTPAAKAKSDTPDNPN, encoded by the coding sequence TTGCAGAAACTGGATGCGAAATTGCTGATGACCGGCCTTCTTGCCGGTATTACCGCCGCCCTGCTCGTGCTGGGTGCTGCGGCGCAGCCGACGCTCGCCTCCATCCTTTATGCAGCGTCCGCCCTCCCCGTACTCATCGTTGGCCTCGGCTGGGGCAACACCGCCTCGATCACCGCCATCCTGACCGCCGCCTTCCTCGGCACGATCAGCATGTCGCCGATGTTCGCCTTCGGCATGGCGATCTTCACGCTGGCGCCCGCCGGCTGGCTTGCCCATCTGTCGAGCCTTGCCCGTCCTGCCTCCGAGATCGGTGGCCCCGATCATCTGATCGCCTGGTATCCGCTCTCTGACATTCTGCTGCAGCTCTGCGCCTTCGTCACCTTTGCCGTCGTTGCGCTTGGCGTGATCATCGGCTTCGGGCCGGAGTTCACCGACCAGCTGGTTGAAGCGATGACGCAGGCGATGAGCAGCCAGGATCCGTCAATGCTTCCGGATCCCGCCGCTCTTGAACAGCTGAAGCGCACCATGCTGGTGCTGCTGCCGATCATTCAGGGCGGCACCTGGGTCATGCTGCTGTTCCTGATGTATTACGCCGCGCAGCGCATCGTGTCGGCCTCCGGCCGGGCCAAGCGCCCGCGCGAAGACATCCCCTCTTCGCTGCGCATGAACCGCAATGCCGTCTTCATCTTCCTTGCCGGGATCATCGGCTGCTTCATCGGCGGCGTTCCCGCGATGGTGGGTGCGACCGTCTGTGGCACCTTCGGTGCGGGCTTCCTAATGGCCGGCTTTGCCTCCATGCATCTTCGTACGCGCGGCAAGGACTGGCGCCTGCCGGCCCTCGTGCTCGCCTATCTGTCAACGGTCATGCTGCTGCCGTTGATCATTCCGCTCATCATCGGCCTGTCGGATACCCGCCGGACCGTTGCGCTTACACCGGCCGCCAAGGCCAAATCAGACACTCCAGACAACCCGAATTGA